In Thalassotalea fonticola, a single genomic region encodes these proteins:
- the hemL gene encoding glutamate-1-semialdehyde 2,1-aminomutase, whose protein sequence is MSHSQQLFEQAQKTIPGGVNSPVRAFTGVGGTPLFIERATGAYTFDADGKQYIDYVGSWGPMILGHNHPAILDAVISTAQKGLSFGAPTELEITMAEKVRELVPSMEKLRMVSSGTEATMSAIRLARGYTGRDKILKFEGCYHGHADSLLVKAGSGALTLGVPNSPGIPADFAKHTLTVNYNDIQSVKDIFADLGDQIACIIVEPVAGNMNCIPPVEGFLEGLRSICDEYKSVFIIDEVMTGFRVALGGAQAHYNVKPDLTTLGKVIGGGMPVGAFGGKAEIMDYIAPVGPVYQAGTLSGNPIAMAAGLAALNELSSKDYHTELAAKTKQIAEGFKAAADRQKVPLAINYVGAMFGFFFTEQEQVNTFAQVMQCDTAKFNKFFHLMLEEGVYLAPSAFETGFLSTAHSNADIQATIEAAERCFAKL, encoded by the coding sequence ATGTCACATTCACAGCAATTATTTGAACAAGCACAAAAAACGATTCCCGGCGGCGTTAACTCACCAGTTCGAGCTTTTACCGGCGTTGGTGGAACCCCTCTTTTTATTGAACGAGCAACTGGCGCCTACACATTTGATGCCGATGGTAAACAATACATCGATTATGTTGGTTCTTGGGGACCAATGATTTTAGGTCATAATCACCCGGCTATTTTAGATGCGGTAATCTCTACGGCACAAAAAGGCTTAAGCTTTGGTGCACCAACTGAACTTGAAATTACCATGGCTGAAAAAGTACGTGAATTAGTTCCATCAATGGAAAAACTTCGCATGGTTAGCTCTGGTACTGAAGCCACAATGAGTGCTATTCGTTTAGCTCGTGGTTACACAGGGCGTGATAAAATTCTAAAGTTTGAAGGTTGTTATCACGGCCATGCCGACTCATTATTAGTTAAAGCTGGTTCAGGCGCATTAACATTAGGTGTTCCTAACTCTCCAGGCATTCCTGCCGATTTTGCCAAGCACACATTAACTGTTAACTATAATGACATTCAGTCTGTTAAAGACATTTTCGCTGATTTAGGCGACCAAATTGCCTGTATTATAGTTGAACCCGTTGCCGGTAACATGAACTGTATTCCTCCTGTAGAAGGCTTCTTGGAAGGTTTACGTAGCATTTGTGACGAATACAAATCAGTATTTATTATCGACGAAGTTATGACCGGTTTTCGTGTTGCTCTTGGCGGCGCGCAAGCACATTACAATGTTAAGCCTGACTTAACTACATTAGGTAAAGTTATTGGCGGCGGTATGCCCGTTGGCGCTTTTGGCGGTAAAGCTGAGATCATGGATTACATAGCGCCAGTTGGCCCTGTTTATCAGGCAGGAACATTATCGGGTAATCCTATAGCTATGGCTGCAGGCCTTGCTGCATTGAATGAATTAAGCAGCAAAGACTACCATACAGAATTAGCCGCTAAAACCAAGCAAATTGCCGAAGGCTTTAAAGCCGCAGCAGATCGCCAAAAGGTACCACTAGCAATTAACTATGTTGGCGCTATGTTTGGCTTCTTCTTTACCGAGCAAGAACAAGTAAATACCTTCGCGCAAGTAATGCAGTGTGACACAGCTAAATTTAATAAGTTCTTCCACTTAATGTTAGAAGAAGGCGTTTACCTTGCCCCTTCAGCATTTGAAACTGGATTCTTATCAACTGCCCATTCAAATGCTGATATTCAAGCAACTATTGAAGCGGCAGAACGTTGTTTCGCTAAGTTATAA
- a CDS encoding VOC family protein — MHKSRLAALVLDSKVDDIEEANTFWEQALGLECVRSNEEWSSKYSHLNSPKDQPHILIQKTTHESRVHLDIETDNIAAEVERLKTLGAQVVETFQRWVVMEAPTGHRYCVVNPQRQDFSDSDNVNVWE, encoded by the coding sequence ATGCATAAAAGTAGATTAGCAGCATTAGTTTTAGATAGTAAAGTTGATGATATTGAAGAAGCCAATACCTTTTGGGAGCAAGCTTTGGGGTTAGAGTGTGTTCGTTCGAATGAAGAATGGTCTTCTAAATATTCGCATCTTAACTCACCAAAAGATCAGCCTCATATACTAATTCAAAAAACCACTCATGAAAGTCGAGTCCACCTCGATATTGAAACTGATAATATAGCAGCAGAGGTTGAGCGCCTAAAAACTCTTGGCGCGCAAGTAGTAGAAACTTTTCAACGTTGGGTAGTTATGGAGGCGCCGACAGGTCACCGTTATTGCGTAGTTAATCCGCAAAGGCAAGACTTTAGTGACTCGGATAATGTTAATGTCTGGGAATAG
- a CDS encoding P-loop NTPase family protein, with protein sequence MTKVVIFGNSGSGKSTLAKDLANNNNLPHLDLDTIAWKPVQPPQRMLISESNIAINDFLHRHSEWVVEGCYSDLLELVFSQTEEVIYLNLPVSACIANAKHRPWEPHKYKSKEDQDANLTMLIDWISQYDSRTDTFSKVAHEKLYNKFQGKKTMHTSNQKRT encoded by the coding sequence TTGACTAAAGTTGTCATTTTCGGGAATTCAGGTTCAGGTAAATCTACACTTGCGAAAGACTTGGCCAATAACAATAATCTACCTCATTTAGACCTAGATACAATTGCATGGAAGCCAGTTCAGCCTCCACAAAGAATGCTTATTTCAGAATCCAATATAGCTATTAATGACTTTTTACATAGACATAGCGAATGGGTTGTTGAGGGCTGTTATTCAGACTTGTTGGAACTTGTATTTTCACAAACCGAGGAAGTAATTTATCTAAACTTACCTGTTTCTGCTTGTATTGCTAATGCTAAACATCGTCCTTGGGAGCCGCACAAATATAAAAGTAAAGAGGATCAAGATGCAAATTTAACTATGTTAATAGATTGGATTTCTCAATATGATTCACGTACTGATACATTCTCAAAAGTTGCTCATGAAAAACTTTATAATAAATTTCAAGGCAAAAAAACAATGCATACATCAAACCAAAAACGTACATAA
- a CDS encoding VOC family protein codes for MKEITGVNHLGLRVQDLAQSRAFYEKLGFIFLVGPIGPEPVAIMEHPSGVNINFILNSNSDISHNILMDLPEKYPGYTHVALTVSNIESVERFLKQEKIAISEGPITLPNGAVMLFVRDPDENVIEFHQDPK; via the coding sequence TTGAAAGAAATTACAGGAGTTAATCACCTTGGGCTAAGAGTTCAGGATCTTGCACAATCAAGAGCATTTTATGAAAAGCTTGGTTTCATATTTTTAGTGGGCCCTATCGGTCCTGAGCCCGTGGCGATTATGGAGCACCCATCAGGAGTTAATATTAATTTTATTCTTAATTCTAATTCTGATATTTCGCATAACATTCTTATGGATCTCCCAGAAAAATACCCTGGCTACACCCATGTAGCCTTAACTGTGTCTAATATTGAGTCAGTAGAGCGTTTTTTAAAGCAAGAAAAAATTGCAATAAGTGAAGGTCCCATTACGCTACCTAATGGTGCGGTTATGTTATTCGTTCGTGATCCAGATGAAAATGTTATCGAATTCCATCAAGATCCAAAATAA
- a CDS encoding YciI-like protein has protein sequence MYFLLTYEVVPDYLERRVEFRDAHIKLALSAVNRGELRLGGALTEPNDGAVLLFEGNSPEVAENFAKHDPYVLNGLVKSWQVRSWSIVLGAGVAPHNIEV, from the coding sequence ATGTACTTCTTATTAACTTATGAGGTGGTTCCTGATTATTTAGAGCGAAGAGTAGAGTTTCGTGATGCTCATATAAAGCTAGCTTTATCGGCTGTAAATCGTGGTGAACTGCGATTGGGAGGAGCGTTAACTGAACCTAATGATGGAGCAGTGCTACTTTTTGAAGGTAACTCTCCTGAGGTTGCAGAGAACTTTGCCAAACACGATCCTTACGTTTTAAATGGGCTTGTAAAAAGTTGGCAAGTCAGGTCATGGTCAATAGTTCTAGGCGCTGGTGTTGCGCCTCATAATATTGAAGTTTGA
- a CDS encoding putative quinol monooxygenase — MSKVILKGYILVSDIDLEIVKTELIVHCKLTKEEPGCLLFEVIPDANNPNLFSVYEEFVDQAAFDNHQTRVNNSNWGKVTKQVKRHYQIINGIQNIQQTN, encoded by the coding sequence TTGTCGAAAGTCATTTTGAAGGGATATATATTAGTTTCAGATATTGATTTGGAAATTGTTAAAACTGAGCTAATAGTTCATTGTAAATTAACCAAAGAAGAGCCAGGATGTTTGTTATTCGAGGTAATTCCTGATGCAAATAACCCGAACTTGTTTAGTGTTTACGAAGAGTTTGTAGATCAAGCCGCTTTTGATAATCACCAAACAAGAGTTAACAATTCCAATTGGGGTAAAGTAACTAAACAGGTTAAAAGACATTACCAAATAATTAACGGTATACAGAACATACAACAAACTAATTAA
- a CDS encoding nuclear transport factor 2 family protein: MQKIILVFLTIFSMTAHAKNIFNAEQLEELAQNFVQAIDARQQPKTTIADIDNYLSLLADDFIDEHIKFKFTYTDKVKLKEDMIAKMAGEIIYSSIKIDEMIVGGNAAFIKMTETIKGKPAHLDKVIEYSVTNVVTLEFNDKGLITHIRRHHG; this comes from the coding sequence ATGCAAAAAATTATCTTGGTTTTTCTAACTATATTTTCAATGACTGCTCATGCTAAAAATATTTTTAATGCTGAACAACTTGAGGAACTTGCTCAAAACTTCGTTCAAGCGATAGATGCACGTCAACAACCAAAAACAACAATTGCTGATATCGATAATTATTTATCTTTATTGGCTGATGATTTCATTGATGAACATATCAAATTTAAATTTACTTACACAGACAAGGTAAAGCTTAAAGAAGATATGATTGCGAAAATGGCCGGTGAAATTATTTACAGTTCCATAAAAATTGACGAAATGATAGTAGGTGGAAACGCCGCATTTATAAAAATGACTGAAACCATCAAAGGTAAGCCAGCTCACCTTGATAAGGTAATAGAATATAGTGTAACTAATGTAGTAACTTTAGAATTCAATGATAAAGGTTTAATCACTCACATTCGCCGTCACCATGGATGA
- a CDS encoding GFA family protein — MKGSCNCGNVTFSILGKLPHLYQCHCTLCQKQGGSSSNSATIVAIENFKWLSGENSITKWQKDTGFSSHFCKCCGSPVPNPLRQSDFYWIPVGLMENVNSKVVIDIYCGSKASWDTLPENTREDETMPDDLSTFIDILNAK; from the coding sequence ATGAAAGGCTCTTGTAATTGCGGAAATGTAACGTTTTCTATTTTAGGTAAACTGCCACACCTGTATCAATGCCATTGCACCCTTTGTCAAAAGCAGGGTGGTTCAAGCTCCAATTCAGCTACAATTGTTGCGATTGAAAACTTTAAGTGGCTTTCTGGCGAAAATTCAATAACTAAATGGCAAAAGGATACAGGCTTCAGCTCTCATTTTTGCAAGTGCTGTGGCTCTCCGGTGCCAAACCCTTTACGACAATCTGACTTTTACTGGATCCCAGTAGGCCTTATGGAAAATGTAAATTCGAAAGTTGTTATTGATATTTATTGCGGCTCTAAAGCTAGCTGGGATACTTTGCCTGAAAATACGAGAGAGGATGAAACTATGCCTGACGACTTGTCGACTTTTATCGATATATTGAATGCAAAGTAA
- a CDS encoding DUF6176 family protein: MEYASGLIKLKPDTEEKVEQWRSTIATRLDEAAATLRDENVQIESWFKVEIDGEKYLLWYLRAQSIKRVFEISMQLKHPIDKFHYELMAEITSNNGNIQATPLIDIPGAYTNTK; encoded by the coding sequence ATGGAATATGCATCAGGGTTAATTAAACTAAAGCCCGACACAGAAGAGAAAGTCGAACAGTGGCGAAGCACAATCGCCACACGGCTTGATGAAGCGGCTGCCACCTTACGAGATGAAAATGTACAAATAGAGTCTTGGTTTAAAGTAGAAATTGACGGTGAAAAATATCTTCTTTGGTACCTTCGTGCGCAATCTATTAAACGCGTATTCGAAATCTCCATGCAGCTGAAACACCCCATTGATAAGTTTCATTATGAACTTATGGCTGAAATAACCTCAAACAATGGCAATATTCAAGCCACACCACTGATAGATATACCCGGTGCTTATACAAATACTAAATAA
- a CDS encoding cupin domain-containing protein yields MKLKAINFTDKFTKFTEHWSPRVIAEMNDYQFKLVKVEGEFVWHEHPDTDEVFIVIEGCLNIEFRDGKVALETGEMFVIPKGVEHKPTANSECKIMIVEPKGVVNTGEADSSLTAQNDVWI; encoded by the coding sequence ATAAAATTGAAAGCGATTAATTTTACCGACAAATTTACAAAATTTACAGAACACTGGTCACCAAGAGTTATTGCTGAAATGAATGATTATCAATTCAAATTAGTAAAAGTTGAAGGCGAGTTTGTTTGGCATGAACACCCTGATACTGATGAAGTATTTATTGTCATTGAAGGCTGCCTAAACATCGAATTTCGTGATGGAAAAGTTGCACTTGAAACTGGTGAGATGTTTGTTATTCCAAAAGGTGTTGAGCACAAGCCAACAGCGAATAGTGAATGTAAAATTATGATCGTTGAACCAAAAGGCGTTGTTAACACAGGTGAAGCTGACAGTTCACTTACCGCTCAAAATGATGTTTGGATTTAA
- a CDS encoding VOC family protein, translated as MKISHKLSRLFRNATLLVTLSFMFLTLTSVRAYAQDPTCFNNVNIEPSFIAFTTTKESKLANWYQTTFGLNIVKEFSFPDGSVTGVLMHKGEFVIEVFNRKDALKKDDFIKKAKTEQWRGVMKFGIYTNANLATLKQCLKNKGIKAGRIFKDEKLNIDLLQVIDPEQNILEIISRTNKL; from the coding sequence ATGAAAATTTCACATAAATTATCTAGACTATTTCGTAATGCTACTCTGTTAGTAACCCTATCTTTTATGTTCTTAACTCTTACCTCGGTACGAGCTTATGCCCAAGATCCAACTTGCTTTAATAACGTAAACATTGAACCAAGTTTTATCGCTTTTACAACTACCAAGGAAAGCAAACTTGCAAATTGGTATCAAACTACGTTTGGCTTAAACATAGTAAAAGAATTCTCTTTTCCTGATGGGTCTGTAACAGGTGTTTTAATGCACAAGGGAGAGTTTGTCATTGAAGTATTCAATAGAAAAGATGCACTTAAAAAAGATGATTTCATTAAGAAAGCTAAAACAGAGCAATGGCGCGGTGTGATGAAATTCGGCATTTACACTAACGCAAACCTTGCAACACTGAAGCAATGTCTTAAGAATAAAGGGATTAAAGCAGGCCGAATTTTTAAGGATGAAAAACTGAATATAGATTTACTGCAAGTTATCGACCCTGAGCAGAATATACTCGAAATAATCAGTAGAACAAATAAGCTTTAA
- a CDS encoding GFA family protein, which translates to MKGGCHCGDIRYEIQFKPFDADICHCRDCQKVTGSPIGVWMDFKTEQITWLKGVITEYQSSTNIFRGFCLKCGSTLSYRNSDQPAYFTLSITSLDDPNIVEPNYHIYTDNQVNWLTIQDDCKRYPKERS; encoded by the coding sequence ATGAAAGGTGGCTGTCACTGTGGTGACATAAGGTATGAAATACAATTCAAACCATTCGATGCAGATATTTGTCACTGTCGAGATTGCCAAAAAGTTACTGGCTCTCCTATCGGTGTATGGATGGACTTTAAAACTGAGCAGATTACTTGGCTAAAAGGAGTGATAACTGAATATCAATCATCAACAAATATTTTTAGAGGCTTTTGCTTAAAGTGTGGCTCCACTTTGAGCTACAGAAATAGTGATCAGCCAGCATACTTTACCTTAAGTATTACATCCCTTGATGACCCAAATATTGTGGAACCTAATTATCATATTTATACTGACAACCAAGTTAATTGGTTAACGATTCAAGATGATTGTAAAAGGTATCCAAAAGAGCGCTCTTAA
- the mrcB gene encoding penicillin-binding protein 1B codes for MAARKIIKKKEKGFTKGKVKKNKAQSKGFAHWCAITAIKLSLIFIASIGLYSIYLDGKVRQTFEGQRWQVPAQVFGRVPTLFNDQKVNFDFLEAELKQLNYKRVSVVNAPGEYTRKSTRLIVYRREFDFDSGLEPASLITIEKKSGEVFRLIQDKQQVHQVKLEPILIDRILSAEGEDRVVIPLEQIPEQVIDTLLLIEDKDFYHHHGVSPSGILRAFWKNILAGETVQGGSTLTQQLAKNMYLTRHKTLWRKVNEAIMSIILEIRYSKDQILEAYLNEVYLGQHYANGIHGVGLASQFYFGKPLKQLNNSEVALLVAQIKGPSFYDPWRKPKRATERRDLVLRVMFENHTIDTAQYKKALATPLNIRPDRRFAKQTYPGYMQLVRRELKSMGANSAMQSGIRIFTGFDLHRQTHAEQALIEQLAALEKFQANDKLEAAVLVSDIRTGEIQAVVGGKEVKYSGFNRALDAKRPIGSLIKPVVYLTALEQFERYNLASPLKDEPISLKSSKGKLWQPKNYDGKFRGQVPLLDGLVKSLNVPTVNLGLKVGVDKVALTLAELGFKGKVPKVPSMLLGAINMSALEVNQWYNTIANGGLYNKSFAIIKVVSSQGDVLWSKANVVDARLSLQGAYLIDFALAKVAQEGTAKSLAWRFPEQILAGKTGTSNDSRDSWFVGYDRESVVTTWIGRDDNLPTGLTGSSGALTVFANYLKKQGSNSRFDLVPDGVEFATFELATGNAVIGDCANVADFPAISDGIFYSDQCLEQRKDPPSWLEKLFGTDSE; via the coding sequence ATGGCAGCTAGAAAAATAATAAAGAAGAAAGAAAAAGGCTTTACCAAAGGCAAAGTTAAAAAAAATAAAGCCCAAAGTAAAGGCTTTGCTCATTGGTGTGCCATTACTGCAATAAAGTTATCGTTAATATTTATTGCCAGTATAGGTTTATACAGTATTTACTTAGACGGTAAAGTTAGACAAACCTTTGAAGGCCAACGCTGGCAGGTTCCTGCTCAAGTATTTGGTCGAGTTCCAACCCTATTTAATGATCAAAAAGTTAATTTTGATTTCCTTGAAGCCGAGTTGAAGCAGCTTAATTATAAGCGTGTTTCTGTTGTTAACGCACCCGGTGAGTACACTCGAAAATCTACCAGACTGATTGTTTATAGACGTGAATTCGATTTTGACTCAGGCTTAGAGCCCGCATCATTGATTACTATTGAGAAAAAAAGTGGTGAAGTCTTTCGCCTAATCCAAGACAAACAACAAGTTCATCAAGTTAAACTTGAACCGATCCTAATTGACCGTATTTTATCGGCAGAAGGCGAAGATAGGGTTGTTATTCCTTTAGAGCAAATTCCAGAGCAAGTAATTGACACATTATTACTTATTGAAGATAAGGATTTTTATCATCACCATGGAGTATCGCCAAGCGGAATTTTACGGGCTTTCTGGAAAAATATATTAGCCGGTGAAACGGTGCAAGGTGGCAGTACCTTAACCCAGCAGCTTGCTAAAAATATGTATTTAACTCGTCATAAAACCTTATGGCGAAAAGTGAATGAAGCCATTATGTCTATCATTTTGGAAATACGATATTCAAAAGATCAAATTTTAGAAGCTTACTTAAATGAAGTATATTTAGGCCAGCATTATGCCAACGGAATTCACGGCGTTGGCTTGGCATCACAATTTTATTTTGGTAAACCGCTGAAACAATTGAATAACTCTGAAGTTGCCTTGTTGGTAGCACAAATAAAAGGCCCTTCGTTTTATGATCCGTGGCGCAAACCTAAAAGAGCTACAGAGCGTAGAGATTTAGTCTTACGGGTAATGTTTGAAAACCACACCATTGATACTGCTCAGTACAAGAAAGCATTGGCAACACCGCTAAATATTCGCCCAGATCGCCGCTTTGCCAAACAAACTTATCCAGGGTATATGCAGTTGGTTCGCCGTGAATTAAAGAGCATGGGGGCTAATAGCGCGATGCAATCGGGTATTCGCATATTTACCGGTTTTGACTTGCACAGGCAAACTCACGCTGAACAGGCACTGATAGAACAACTAGCAGCTTTAGAAAAATTCCAAGCGAACGATAAACTTGAAGCGGCAGTGTTAGTGAGTGATATTCGCACTGGCGAAATTCAAGCTGTTGTCGGTGGTAAAGAAGTAAAATATTCAGGTTTTAACCGTGCATTAGATGCCAAACGGCCCATTGGCTCATTAATTAAACCGGTAGTTTATTTAACTGCGCTTGAGCAATTCGAACGATACAATTTAGCCTCACCACTAAAAGATGAACCGATCTCTTTAAAAAGCTCAAAAGGCAAGCTTTGGCAGCCAAAAAACTATGATGGTAAGTTCAGGGGACAAGTACCGCTACTTGACGGCTTAGTAAAGTCTTTAAATGTACCAACGGTAAACTTAGGCTTAAAAGTTGGTGTTGACAAGGTAGCCTTAACCCTTGCAGAACTGGGCTTTAAAGGTAAAGTGCCGAAAGTACCAAGTATGTTATTGGGCGCGATTAATATGTCGGCTTTGGAAGTGAACCAATGGTACAACACCATTGCCAATGGTGGCTTATACAACAAATCTTTTGCCATAATAAAAGTCGTATCATCACAAGGCGATGTTCTGTGGAGCAAAGCAAATGTTGTTGATGCCAGATTGTCGCTACAAGGCGCTTATTTAATTGATTTTGCCTTAGCTAAAGTTGCACAAGAAGGAACCGCTAAGTCTTTGGCATGGCGATTTCCTGAGCAAATTCTGGCCGGCAAAACCGGCACCAGTAATGATTCACGTGATTCATGGTTTGTTGGCTATGATCGTGAAAGTGTTGTTACAACTTGGATTGGTCGAGACGATAATTTACCAACAGGTTTAACCGGTAGTAGCGGTGCGTTAACTGTTTTTGCCAATTACCTGAAAAAGCAGGGTAGTAATAGTCGCTTTGACCTGGTGCCTGATGGAGTAGAGTTTGCCACCTTCGAATTGGCAACGGGCAATGCGGTTATTGGCGACTGTGCTAATGTTGCAGACTTTCCAGCAATAAGTGATGGTATATTCTATTCAGATCAGTGCCTTGAACAACGTAAAGACCCACCAAGTTGGTTAGAAAAACTATTTGGAACAGATAGTGAGTAA